In Nocardioides dokdonensis FR1436, the following are encoded in one genomic region:
- a CDS encoding M56 family metallopeptidase, translated as MIVPALLLMLAGGVGVLGPRWLGRATWVTRSPRLGILAWQVQGAAVLLALVLAGLVLAVPIIPMGSAGLTSTDMSGLLHACTMMLRDHYATSGGVAAALLGAGWVGLVLTRFGATLARHWWRAGAERRRHRDLVDALAVAHLAKDVVVIDEARPTVYCIAGRSPRVVVSQGAMDALSAEQLEQVLVHERAHLRARHHRAVLVARAFSTAWRGRFGSSVALARICDLVEMDADDAGSGARRSQLVEAVLTLAGARGGSAGSVALAASGGGVVERVRRLVEPVDPVTPAQRRWVTTVLTAQLSLPLALALGPALAGVLLHWCGGL; from the coding sequence GTGATCGTCCCCGCGCTGCTGCTGATGCTGGCGGGAGGGGTCGGCGTCCTCGGTCCCCGCTGGTTGGGTCGAGCGACCTGGGTGACCCGGTCGCCACGGCTGGGCATCTTGGCCTGGCAGGTCCAGGGCGCGGCGGTCCTGCTCGCGCTGGTCCTCGCAGGTCTGGTGCTGGCGGTCCCGATCATCCCGATGGGCTCCGCCGGCCTGACGAGCACTGACATGAGCGGGCTCCTGCATGCCTGCACGATGATGCTGCGCGACCACTACGCCACGTCCGGCGGCGTCGCTGCGGCACTGCTGGGCGCGGGCTGGGTGGGCCTGGTCCTCACCCGTTTCGGCGCGACCCTGGCTCGGCACTGGTGGCGTGCGGGCGCAGAGCGACGTCGTCATCGTGACCTGGTGGATGCCCTTGCCGTCGCGCACCTGGCCAAGGACGTCGTGGTGATCGACGAGGCACGCCCCACCGTCTACTGCATCGCCGGCCGTTCACCTCGCGTGGTGGTGAGCCAGGGGGCGATGGATGCTCTCAGTGCGGAGCAGCTCGAGCAGGTGCTGGTGCACGAACGAGCTCACCTGAGGGCACGCCACCACCGTGCCGTGCTGGTCGCCCGCGCGTTCTCGACCGCCTGGCGGGGCCGGTTCGGCAGCTCCGTGGCGCTGGCCCGGATCTGCGACCTCGTCGAGATGGACGCCGACGACGCTGGCTCCGGGGCGCGGCGAAGCCAGCTCGTCGAGGCGGTGCTGACCCTGGCCGGCGCCCGCGGGGGCTCTGCCGGGTCCGTGGCGCTCGCGGCCAGCGGTGGCGGGGTCGTCGAGCGCGTACGGCGCCTGGTGGAGCCTGTCGACCCGGTGACGCCTGCGCAGCGCCGGTGGGTGACGACCGTCCTGACGGCACAGCTGTCCCTGCCGCTGGCGCTCGCCCTGGGCCCGGCCCTCGCTGGCGTGCTCCTGCACTGGTGCGGAGGACTGTGA
- a CDS encoding ankyrin repeat domain-containing protein gives MTPSPLSRALSTTQQSELDEQLREAAWADDVDRARRLVRRGADVNAKDDTQQSAYLVATSEGYLDLLRLTLSAGARVDDKDSWNGTGLIRAAERGHALVVGRLLQAGIDRDHVNRIGYQAVHEAVWLGEDTTTYVDTIRVLVAGGVELDRSSVQEGLTPLQMAEQRGHPRQESALRAALTAERVAAPDAALLRAAESGDADLAARALRSGAGLETQDRLQRTPLLLAATHDRVDVARLLVAMGADPDALDHQHDTPWLVTGVTGSVAMLEALLPARPDLGIVNRYGGTSLIPASERGHVDYVRRVLRTGIDVDHVNRLGWTALLEAVVLGDGGPAHQEIVRLLLDAGADASIPDGDGVTALEHARTREFVALARLLR, from the coding sequence GTGACGCCCTCCCCCCTCAGCAGGGCCCTCAGCACGACGCAGCAGAGCGAGCTCGACGAGCAGCTGCGCGAGGCGGCCTGGGCCGACGACGTCGATCGAGCGCGCCGGCTGGTGCGCCGCGGCGCGGACGTCAATGCGAAGGACGACACCCAGCAGTCGGCGTACCTCGTCGCCACCAGCGAGGGCTACCTCGACCTGCTCCGGTTGACGCTCTCCGCCGGTGCGCGCGTCGACGACAAGGACAGCTGGAACGGCACCGGGCTGATCCGCGCCGCCGAGCGTGGCCACGCCCTGGTGGTGGGCCGGCTGCTGCAGGCCGGGATCGACCGGGACCACGTCAACCGGATCGGCTACCAGGCGGTCCACGAGGCGGTCTGGCTGGGCGAGGACACCACGACGTACGTCGACACCATCCGGGTGCTGGTCGCGGGCGGGGTCGAGCTCGACCGGTCGTCGGTGCAGGAGGGCCTCACTCCCCTGCAGATGGCCGAGCAGCGCGGGCACCCGCGCCAGGAGTCGGCGCTGCGCGCGGCGCTGACCGCCGAACGCGTCGCGGCTCCCGACGCCGCCCTGCTACGGGCCGCCGAGAGCGGGGACGCCGACCTGGCCGCGCGAGCACTCCGCTCGGGCGCGGGCCTCGAGACCCAGGACCGCCTCCAGCGCACCCCCCTGCTGCTCGCCGCGACCCACGACCGGGTCGACGTGGCCCGGCTGCTGGTGGCGATGGGGGCCGACCCCGATGCGCTGGACCACCAGCACGACACACCCTGGCTGGTCACCGGCGTCACGGGCAGTGTCGCGATGCTGGAGGCGCTGCTGCCTGCGCGTCCCGACCTGGGCATCGTGAACCGCTACGGCGGGACCTCGTTGATCCCTGCGAGCGAACGCGGTCACGTCGACTACGTACGACGCGTCCTGCGGACCGGCATCGACGTCGACCACGTCAACCGGCTCGGCTGGACGGCGCTGCTCGAGGCGGTCGTCCTCGGCGACGGGGGCCCCGCGCACCAGGAGATCGTCCGCCTGCTGCTCGACGCCGGGGCGGACGCATCCATCCCGGACGGGGACGGCGTCACGGCACTGGAGCACGCCCGCACCCGCGAGTTCGTCGCCCTGGCCCGTCTCCTGCGCTGA
- a CDS encoding ISL3 family transposase: MRDATLWRALVGCENTVIEGVDFEQELQQVTIRVRPVARQRGRCGRCQRPSPGYDAGRGRRHWRALDLGTIRCQLQGDAPRVRCREHGVVVAHLPWARHGARASRAFEDQVAWLATQTSKIAVTELMRIAWRTVGAVITRVWAEVEGRVDLLSGLTRIGIDEVSYRRGHLYLMVVIDHDTGRLVWAGKGQTKATLQSFFDALGPERSAQITHVTADSAGYIADVVGTNCPAVIQAADPFHVVKWANDALGEVRLTAWREARAAVRANPPRRGRPVKDAPPHLESQRLRLLTRSRYALWKNPENLTSSQSAQLKWIAQTDPRLWRGYQLKEGLRAIFKLPHHEAPEALNAWITSAQRCRIPQFAALAKTVQAQRGPILLAIEHGLSNGRTEAVNLRIRLRTRMAYGFRDPHALIAILMLTLGGHRPRLPGR; the protein is encoded by the coding sequence GTGCGCGATGCCACCTTATGGCGTGCTCTTGTCGGGTGTGAGAACACCGTGATCGAGGGCGTTGACTTCGAGCAGGAATTGCAGCAGGTCACCATCCGGGTCCGCCCGGTAGCTCGTCAGCGTGGCCGCTGTGGCCGTTGCCAGCGCCCCTCGCCGGGCTACGACGCAGGTCGAGGACGCCGGCACTGGCGCGCTTTGGACCTGGGCACGATCCGGTGTCAGCTGCAGGGCGATGCGCCGCGGGTGCGGTGTCGTGAGCACGGCGTGGTGGTAGCTCACCTGCCCTGGGCCCGCCATGGTGCTAGGGCAAGCAGGGCATTCGAGGACCAGGTCGCCTGGTTGGCCACCCAGACCTCGAAGATCGCGGTCACCGAGCTGATGCGCATTGCGTGGCGCACCGTAGGCGCGGTCATCACCCGTGTCTGGGCCGAGGTAGAAGGACGCGTCGACCTGCTGAGTGGGCTCACCAGGATCGGGATCGACGAAGTCTCCTACCGGCGCGGGCACCTGTACCTGATGGTCGTCATCGACCACGACACCGGCCGACTGGTGTGGGCCGGCAAGGGCCAGACCAAGGCCACCTTGCAGTCCTTCTTCGATGCCCTCGGGCCCGAACGGTCCGCCCAGATCACCCACGTCACCGCTGACAGCGCCGGCTACATCGCCGACGTCGTAGGCACCAACTGCCCTGCCGTGATCCAGGCCGCTGATCCCTTCCACGTCGTGAAGTGGGCCAACGACGCCCTCGGGGAGGTCCGGTTGACTGCCTGGCGCGAGGCACGAGCAGCGGTGCGCGCGAACCCGCCACGACGCGGACGACCAGTTAAGGACGCACCACCGCACCTGGAGTCACAGCGCCTGCGACTGCTCACCCGCTCCCGCTACGCGCTGTGGAAGAACCCCGAGAACCTCACCAGCAGCCAGAGTGCCCAACTGAAGTGGATCGCACAGACCGACCCCCGACTGTGGCGCGGCTACCAGCTCAAAGAAGGGCTACGCGCGATCTTCAAACTGCCCCACCACGAGGCCCCCGAGGCGCTCAATGCCTGGATCACCTCAGCGCAACGCTGCCGCATCCCCCAGTTCGCAGCACTAGCCAAGACCGTGCAGGCCCAACGCGGCCCCATCCTGCTGGCCATCGAGCACGGCCTGTCCAACGGCCGCACCGAAGCCGTCAACCTGCGCATCCGACTACGAACCCGCATGGCCTACGGCTTCCGCGACCCCCACGCTCTGATTGCCATCCTCATGCTCACTCTCGGCGGCCACCGACCCCGACTACCCGGCAGATGA
- a CDS encoding F510_1955 family glycosylhydrolase produces MLLRPSRRLAPLALVLSTALVLTACSDSRDGDGAQDRTFAPDHIHGLAEEPGTGRLLIATHDGLFALADGDDEPTPVGDTTADLMGFTVSPDGDFHASGHPGPGEPGPSALGLVTSDDAGLTWKNVSLGGEADFHALDATPTAVYGVDAGVRLMRSTDSGESWDELALPQPVVDIAADPGSDALVVTSEAGPLLSTDAGATFAPIAEAPVMVLVDWAEGGSLVGVDPSGQVFTADDPGSWTSRGTVDGAVQALTTGSQGAIYVTTQDALLRSDDGGESFSTVMSY; encoded by the coding sequence GTGCTCCTTCGCCCCAGCCGCAGGCTCGCCCCCCTGGCCCTGGTCCTGAGCACGGCTCTCGTGCTGACGGCGTGCTCCGACAGTCGCGACGGCGACGGGGCCCAGGACCGCACGTTCGCTCCCGACCACATCCACGGTCTCGCCGAGGAGCCGGGCACCGGGCGGCTCCTCATCGCCACCCATGACGGACTCTTCGCCCTCGCGGACGGGGACGACGAGCCGACGCCGGTCGGCGACACCACCGCGGACCTGATGGGCTTCACCGTCTCTCCCGACGGTGACTTCCACGCCAGCGGACACCCGGGCCCCGGCGAGCCGGGCCCGTCCGCGCTCGGGCTGGTGACCTCCGACGACGCCGGCCTGACCTGGAAGAACGTCTCCCTGGGCGGCGAGGCGGACTTCCACGCCCTGGACGCCACCCCGACCGCGGTCTACGGCGTCGACGCGGGGGTGCGCCTGATGCGCAGCACCGATTCAGGAGAGAGCTGGGACGAGCTCGCCCTGCCCCAGCCGGTCGTCGACATCGCCGCCGACCCGGGCTCGGACGCCCTGGTCGTGACCAGCGAGGCAGGCCCACTGCTGAGCACCGACGCGGGCGCGACCTTCGCCCCCATCGCAGAAGCCCCGGTCATGGTGCTCGTCGACTGGGCCGAGGGCGGCAGCCTCGTCGGGGTGGACCCGTCCGGCCAGGTCTTCACCGCCGACGACCCGGGCTCCTGGACCTCCCGGGGCACGGTGGACGGCGCCGTCCAGGCACTGACGACCGGCAGCCAGGGCGCGATCTACGTGACGACCCAGGACGCCCTGCTGCGCAGCGACGACGGCGGCGAGTCGTTCAGCACCGTCATGAGCTACTGA
- a CDS encoding TetR/AcrR family transcriptional regulator, giving the protein MNVWKGCDDMGHHGWRGDPPPTEALARERILAAAGRCLDRAGVRKTTLSDVAAEVGVTRQTVYRYYPSLADLLSALAEAGAADFIERMRAHLTPLDAPVDVVTGAIVFCLEELPRDTRIALLLDADDEGLFGRGITSTTGFGLGGQFLRDLPVGWGACGVPDDDLDDLAELMLRLIGSWMQHPPTTPRSPDDVRRFVRRWFGPALSTDPPPHDVRS; this is encoded by the coding sequence ATGAATGTATGGAAGGGGTGCGACGACATGGGTCACCACGGCTGGCGGGGCGACCCGCCGCCCACCGAGGCACTGGCCCGGGAGCGCATCCTGGCCGCGGCCGGCCGCTGCCTGGACCGCGCCGGCGTCCGCAAGACCACGCTCTCGGACGTCGCGGCCGAGGTCGGCGTCACCCGGCAGACCGTCTACCGCTACTACCCCAGCCTCGCCGACCTGCTCAGCGCGCTCGCCGAGGCCGGCGCCGCCGACTTCATCGAGCGGATGCGCGCCCACCTGACTCCGCTCGACGCACCGGTCGACGTCGTCACCGGCGCCATCGTCTTCTGCCTCGAGGAGCTGCCCCGCGACACCCGCATCGCCCTGCTCCTCGATGCCGACGACGAGGGTCTCTTCGGTCGCGGGATCACCTCGACGACCGGGTTCGGGCTCGGCGGGCAGTTCCTGCGCGACCTACCCGTGGGCTGGGGCGCCTGCGGTGTGCCGGACGACGACCTCGACGATCTCGCCGAGCTGATGCTGCGCCTCATCGGCTCCTGGATGCAGCACCCGCCGACCACGCCCCGCAGCCCCGACGACGTACGCCGATTCGTGCGGCGCTGGTTCGGGCCGGCCCTGAGCACCGACCCTCCCCCTCACGACGTCAGGTCGTAG
- a CDS encoding multicopper oxidase family protein → MSRRWLLGAGTAGALGAAGVFGLPRLLDDGLSGSPVLPGAGSVQATETARERAASGQVVRRTLSARATEVDLGGRVVPTWTYGGELPGPEIRLTAGDRLQVALTNGLPDETTVHWHGLALRNDMDGVPGLTQQAVAAGASFDYDFVVPHPGTYWFHPHVGTQLDTGLYAPLIVEDPDEQGRYTDEVVLVLDDWTDGWGDSPADLLARLAAEGMSGMGGMGDMGGMGGMDGMGSHMADMAGVSPDTPLGRDGGDVVYPANLVNGRLPSDPFVVPAKRGDRLRLRLINASGDTAFRFAVAGHVLRVTHTDGFPVRPVEVDTLVIGMGERYDVEIEVQDGSFPIVARPESKEGPSAAALLTTAPGSRRMPLSSRELARVTELGGRLLRLDDLAATEAVALERRTPDRELSMSLEMGDGGREWLINGRTYEDREPLELRQGERVRLEMVNNTMMFHPMHLHGHTPVIGEGGPRKDTVNVVPGQRLSLDFDADNPGQWLTHCHNLYHGELGMMTVVSYVA, encoded by the coding sequence GTGTCGCGTCGATGGCTCCTCGGGGCCGGCACAGCCGGCGCCCTCGGTGCCGCGGGAGTCTTCGGGCTGCCCCGCCTCCTGGATGACGGGCTCTCGGGCAGCCCCGTGCTCCCGGGCGCCGGCTCGGTGCAGGCGACCGAGACGGCGCGCGAGCGCGCGGCGAGCGGCCAGGTGGTGCGACGCACGCTCAGTGCGCGCGCCACCGAGGTCGACCTCGGCGGTCGGGTCGTGCCGACCTGGACCTATGGCGGCGAGCTCCCCGGACCGGAGATCCGGCTCACTGCGGGAGACCGGCTGCAGGTGGCGTTGACCAACGGCCTCCCGGACGAGACCACCGTGCACTGGCACGGTCTGGCGCTGCGCAACGACATGGACGGCGTGCCCGGTCTCACCCAGCAGGCTGTCGCTGCCGGCGCGAGCTTCGACTACGACTTCGTGGTGCCCCACCCGGGCACCTACTGGTTCCACCCCCACGTCGGCACGCAGCTCGACACCGGGCTCTACGCCCCGTTGATCGTCGAGGACCCGGACGAGCAGGGTCGCTACACCGACGAGGTCGTCCTCGTGCTGGACGACTGGACCGACGGCTGGGGCGACAGCCCCGCGGACCTGCTGGCCCGCCTCGCCGCCGAGGGGATGAGCGGGATGGGAGGGATGGGCGACATGGGAGGCATGGGTGGCATGGACGGGATGGGGTCCCACATGGCCGACATGGCCGGCGTCAGCCCGGACACGCCGCTGGGGCGCGACGGCGGCGACGTGGTCTACCCGGCCAACCTCGTGAACGGCCGACTGCCGAGCGACCCCTTCGTCGTGCCCGCGAAGCGTGGCGACCGGTTGCGGCTGCGCCTCATCAACGCCAGCGGCGACACCGCCTTCCGCTTCGCCGTCGCCGGACACGTGCTCCGCGTCACCCACACCGACGGCTTCCCGGTGCGCCCGGTCGAGGTGGACACCCTCGTGATCGGCATGGGGGAGCGCTACGACGTCGAGATCGAGGTCCAGGACGGCTCCTTCCCGATCGTGGCGCGTCCCGAGAGCAAGGAAGGCCCGAGCGCGGCCGCCCTGCTCACCACGGCGCCGGGATCGAGGCGCATGCCGCTCTCGTCGCGAGAGCTCGCCAGGGTCACCGAGCTCGGCGGTCGGCTCCTGCGTCTGGACGACCTCGCCGCGACCGAGGCCGTCGCCCTCGAGCGTCGTACGCCGGACCGGGAGCTGAGCATGTCGCTCGAGATGGGGGACGGTGGGCGCGAGTGGCTCATCAACGGACGCACCTACGAGGACCGGGAGCCGCTGGAGCTGCGCCAGGGTGAGCGGGTGCGCCTGGAGATGGTGAACAACACGATGATGTTCCACCCCATGCACCTGCACGGTCACACGCCCGTGATCGGCGAGGGCGGGCCTCGCAAGGACACGGTCAACGTGGTCCCCGGCCAACGCCTGAGCCTCGACTTCGACGCCGACAACCCGGGCCAGTGGCTGACCCACTGCCACAACCTCTACCACGGCGAGCTGGGGATGATGACGGTCGTCAGCTACGTCGCATGA
- a CDS encoding DUF3152 domain-containing protein produces MLEVPAATAAASAGSPGSGVGDPLRGRDRVSAPLPESGPGTFRVAEVTRPPPAGTRTRYSVEVEDNLEASGLLAGSVAAEVSAVLSHRRGWVGGQAGLLEPTDTDPDLRILLATPATTDRLCAPLNTRGELSCRNGQMVVLNARRWTRGAPAYAGRLPGYRRYLVNHEVGHALGNGHATCPGPGRPAPVMLQQTLGLDGCRPNPWPRP; encoded by the coding sequence ATGCTGGAGGTTCCAGCGGCGACCGCTGCTGCGTCCGCGGGCTCCCCGGGCAGCGGGGTCGGGGACCCGCTACGAGGAAGAGACCGGGTCTCCGCCCCGCTCCCGGAGAGCGGTCCCGGGACCTTCCGCGTCGCAGAGGTCACCCGGCCTCCGCCGGCAGGGACCCGGACCCGCTACTCCGTCGAGGTCGAGGACAACCTGGAGGCCTCGGGCCTCCTCGCTGGCTCGGTCGCGGCGGAGGTGAGCGCTGTGCTCTCGCACCGTCGGGGCTGGGTCGGTGGGCAGGCCGGCCTCCTCGAACCCACCGACACCGACCCTGACCTGAGGATCCTGCTGGCCACCCCGGCGACGACCGACCGCCTCTGTGCGCCGCTGAACACCCGCGGCGAGCTGTCGTGCCGCAACGGTCAGATGGTGGTGCTCAACGCCCGTCGCTGGACCCGCGGCGCGCCGGCGTACGCGGGTCGGCTGCCCGGCTACCGGCGGTACCTGGTCAATCACGAGGTGGGCCATGCCCTGGGCAACGGCCACGCCACCTGCCCGGGGCCGGGGCGACCGGCGCCGGTGATGCTGCAGCAGACACTGGGTCTGGACGGCTGCCGGCCGAACCCCTGGCCACGGCCCTAG
- a CDS encoding BlaI/MecI/CopY family transcriptional regulator — MVLGQLEAAVMDRLWSWDRSASVRDVLEDLTKERPLAYTTVMTVMDNLHRKGLLLREKRGRAFVYRAASSRERHTAELMERAMEGIGDRGGVLLRFVEQLSEADLASLRAVVADIDPESDAGRAEGAT, encoded by the coding sequence ATGGTGCTGGGACAGCTCGAGGCTGCTGTCATGGATCGCCTGTGGTCGTGGGATCGATCCGCCTCTGTGCGTGACGTGCTGGAGGACCTGACGAAGGAACGTCCGCTGGCCTACACGACGGTGATGACGGTGATGGACAACCTGCACCGCAAAGGTCTGCTGCTGCGCGAGAAGCGCGGCCGGGCGTTCGTCTACCGCGCTGCGAGCTCACGCGAGCGTCACACCGCGGAGCTGATGGAGCGGGCGATGGAGGGGATCGGCGACCGTGGCGGCGTGCTGCTGAGGTTCGTCGAGCAGCTCTCGGAGGCTGACCTGGCCTCGCTGCGCGCCGTGGTCGCTGACATCGACCCCGAATCCGACGCCGGCAGGGCGGAGGGGGCGACGTGA
- a CDS encoding potassium channel family protein — protein MDIAMTVVGAVIVLVVLRDVFHTLFHPGGDGALSAHVCTAVWAVARRLGRRPQVLAGPLAVTTTMLVWFALLVVGFALVYLPQLPQDASYGPGIPKGGGVEDAVYLSVVALATLGLGDVVLAEPWMRLVTPVEALLGFAVLTGAIGWISQIYPALARRRSLALEVGCGAAGDTVLPGPGRAAQLRAWTSSMSAVVVDLVQNSETYYFREHDPRIALVPLLVRLDQVVQEESGSTDDEVAAAARGLDRVLGIALEVLHEQFGAPGDRVQALRELADAEPADD, from the coding sequence ATGGACATCGCGATGACCGTTGTCGGCGCGGTGATCGTGCTGGTGGTGCTGCGCGACGTCTTCCACACGCTCTTCCACCCCGGCGGTGACGGGGCCCTGAGCGCCCACGTGTGCACCGCGGTCTGGGCCGTCGCCCGTCGGCTCGGACGACGCCCGCAGGTGCTGGCCGGTCCGCTCGCGGTGACGACGACAATGCTCGTCTGGTTCGCGCTGCTGGTGGTGGGCTTCGCCCTCGTCTACCTGCCCCAGCTGCCGCAGGACGCGTCGTACGGTCCCGGGATCCCGAAGGGCGGGGGCGTCGAGGACGCGGTCTACCTCTCGGTGGTGGCGCTCGCGACCCTCGGGCTGGGCGACGTGGTGCTCGCCGAGCCGTGGATGCGGCTGGTGACGCCGGTCGAGGCGCTGCTCGGCTTCGCGGTGCTCACCGGTGCGATCGGCTGGATCAGCCAGATCTACCCGGCGCTGGCCCGCCGGCGCTCGCTGGCCCTCGAGGTCGGCTGCGGTGCTGCCGGCGACACCGTCCTCCCCGGCCCTGGCCGGGCCGCCCAGCTGCGCGCCTGGACCAGCTCGATGAGCGCGGTCGTGGTCGACCTGGTGCAGAACTCCGAGACCTACTACTTCCGCGAGCACGACCCCCGCATCGCCCTGGTGCCGCTGCTGGTCCGGCTCGACCAGGTCGTGCAGGAGGAGTCCGGCTCGACGGACGACGAGGTCGCCGCGGCCGCCCGGGGGCTCGACCGGGTCCTCGGGATCGCCCTCGAGGTGCTGCACGAGCAGTTCGGCGCACCCGGGGACCGCGTCCAGGCGCTGCGTGAGCTCGCCGACGCGGAGCCTGCCGACGATTGA
- a CDS encoding class I SAM-dependent methyltransferase → MDTYRFKTALTGLKRLATLPAEDKQACIDAYRFFQRMQAGEATETEDETRAVADYYKVLNNMLSVFDLEKLYIPPMLDADKGLYDNQILTEEALLTDLALADPGGSHLLDMGCGRGRIAHHLATLTGGQVSGYNIDPDQVQNAIDWAARSRMSDRLHFKVGNHHDPLDYPSESFDGCFSFQAVWPFFKKEELDAHAAEMYRVLRPGARYACSEYLLTPFFDWDDEEHVALHRLYLPTLAATQSMYPADVCAALERAGFRIVLSAPSRSEAWPLCEQKRDLILHGRRLVRLLEKARIAPAWIEESLELLQTGGEAWTRAERAKIADLNWRIVAEKP, encoded by the coding sequence GTGGACACCTACCGATTCAAGACCGCCCTCACCGGACTCAAGCGGCTGGCGACCCTCCCGGCGGAGGACAAGCAGGCCTGCATCGACGCCTACCGGTTCTTCCAGCGGATGCAGGCCGGCGAGGCCACCGAGACCGAGGACGAGACCCGGGCGGTCGCGGACTACTACAAGGTGCTCAACAACATGCTCTCGGTCTTCGACCTGGAGAAGCTCTACATCCCCCCGATGCTGGACGCCGACAAGGGTCTCTACGACAACCAGATCCTCACCGAGGAGGCGCTGCTCACGGACCTGGCGCTGGCTGACCCGGGCGGCTCGCACCTGCTCGACATGGGCTGCGGCCGTGGCCGGATCGCCCACCACCTCGCCACGCTGACCGGGGGTCAGGTCTCGGGCTACAACATCGACCCCGACCAGGTGCAGAACGCGATCGACTGGGCCGCCCGGAGCCGGATGAGCGACCGGTTGCACTTCAAGGTCGGCAACCACCACGACCCGCTGGACTACCCCTCGGAGTCGTTCGACGGGTGCTTCTCGTTCCAGGCGGTGTGGCCCTTCTTCAAGAAGGAGGAGCTCGACGCCCACGCCGCCGAGATGTACCGGGTCCTCAGGCCGGGGGCTCGCTACGCGTGCTCGGAGTACCTGCTCACCCCGTTCTTCGACTGGGACGACGAGGAGCACGTCGCCCTGCACCGGCTCTACCTGCCGACCCTGGCAGCGACCCAGTCGATGTACCCCGCCGACGTCTGCGCCGCGCTGGAACGCGCGGGGTTCCGGATCGTGCTCTCGGCACCCTCGCGGAGCGAGGCGTGGCCGCTGTGCGAGCAGAAGCGCGACCTGATCCTGCACGGGCGTCGGCTGGTCCGGCTGCTGGAGAAGGCGCGCATCGCCCCGGCCTGGATCGAGGAGTCCCTCGAGCTGCTGCAGACCGGCGGCGAGGCCTGGACCCGGGCCGAGCGCGCCAAGATCGCCGACCTCAACTGGCGCATCGTCGCCGAGAAGCCCTGA